ATCGGTTCCGCTGCCACTTTCATTAAAATTATAAATGCCATAAGGTTCTAATAGAGGGCGCCACGATTTTATTTTAGTTCTTATTTCACTCGATGCATCCATTGAAAAACCAAGTGGTGCAAAAGCTCCTTCATCACTTTCGATAGCAGCGATGTGCGTTTCCTGATTTTGCTTAGCGAGCTCAGCGTATTTTAGGCCACCCACATGCCCATTTTCTTCATTCATAAACGCAACCGCTCGAATGGTATAACGTGGTTTATAATTTAAAGCTTTTAAAATGCGAATTACTTCAATACTTTGCATTACTCCTGCCCCATCATCGTGTGCACCCTGACCGGTATCCCAAGAATCCAAATGCCCACCTACTACAATAATTTTTTCGGGTTGCTCCGATCCCTTAATTTCGGCAAGCACATTAAACGATGGTTCATCCTCCAACTTTTTACACGATTGTTTAAAGAAGAATTGAAGATTAGGATTATCCTTTAGCATATCGCTTAATAAATCGGCGCCGTTCGTGCTTATTGCACAAGCCGGAATTTTTACAATAGAATCCTCATATCCCATTGAACCGGTATGCGGGAAATCTTGCTTACTCAAAGACATCGAGCGCACCACTACTCCTATTGCTCCAAAAGGCGCAGCTTGAGAAGCACCCGCCCAGCGTTGTCCTGCTGCCCCACCATAAGCGTGCATGGTATTGAGTAGCTTGGGATCCATTGGGCGATTATAGAAAACTATTTTTCCTTTAATCTTTTCGGTTCCTAAAATTTTTAATTCATCAAAAGAATGAACTTCAATAACCTTAGCGGTGATGCCGGTTTCGGAGGTTGCAATACTTCCGCCTAAAGCGCAAACAGAAACATCAAGAGTTTTTTGTTTACTAATAATTTTGGCAGACTCTTTATCCCCCCTTACCCAATGCGGTACCATACAAGCTTGCTTATAAACGCTGTCCGCACCAAGTTTCGCCATTATTCCTTCCACATACAGCACTGCTTTTGCAGCATTCTCGGAACCGGAAAGGCGGCCACCAAATTTGGTACAGAGGTACTCGAGGTTTATATAGGAGGGTGAATGCGTTAATGCTTCATCAAAAATTTTGCGCAGCATAATCGAATCCGCATTTTGTGCCTGAATGGGTTTTATCCAAGTTATAAGAAGAATTCCAAAAATCAGCTTTTTCATTTTTAGTTTGAATTATAAAAAAACAATATCGGTTATCACATTATGTTTCGCTTCTTTATTGAGCAAATCAACCAGCTTGGCTTTGGCATACGAAAGTTCATTGCGCAATGCGGCAGAGTTCAATTCCACAAAAAGCGTTTTTTTATTTATGTAGATGCGTGAAGTTTGTTTAGCTACTGATATTCCCATGAGTGATTCCCATGAATTAATGAGACGCACTTCATGCAACTTTCCATCTAAACAGTAGGAAGCCAACAATTCGTTGATGACTTCTTTAAGCGATTGTTCGTTACTTGCGGCCATTATGCTTCCTTGTTTCCATTTTTGATTTTAAACAATTTAAACTCCGTTTTAATTTTCTTGAAGATGAGTGCAATGCGGTCTTGATGAGTGTCGGTAATAAATATTTGCCCAAATCCTTCAGAGCTCACGAGCTGCATCAGCTGCTGTACGCGGCTTTCGTCGAGCTTATCGTAAATATCATCCAATAAAATGATGGGCGTTTTTTGTTTAATGCTTTTTAAAAAATCGAACTGTGCCAGTTTTAAAGCAATGAGAAATGATTTTTGTTGACCTTGAGAACCAAATTTTTTAACGGCAAATCCATTGATTTTAAAAATTAAATCGTCCTTATGAATTCCTACTGAAGAATATTGCAAGTGCAAATCCTTCTTAACAGCCGATTCTAGAAGTTCAGCAAATTCACCATCATTTAATTGGGATGCATATTCCAACCCAACTTCTTCCTTCCCACCAGAAATCAATTGATAATAACGATTGAAAATAGGAATGAATTTACTTATGAAAAGTTTGCGTTCCGCATGAATCATAAGTCCTAATTTAACCAATTGTTCGTCCCAAATGGAAATGGTTTCCTTATCATACATGCGATTCTCCGCAAAGCTTTTCAATACTGCATTGCGGTGAGCCAGCACTTTATTGTAGGCCAATAAATTTTCAAGATAGGATTTATCAAATTGAGCAATGGCACTATCCATAAACTTACGACGGCTTTCACTTCCTTCGGTAATTAATTCAGAATCGGCGGGCGAAACCATTACCAATGGAATGGTGCCAATATGATCGGCTAAACGATTGTATTCCTTTTTATTTTTTTTGAATTGTTTTTTCTCGTTGCGCTTGAACCCACAATAAATGTCCTCTCTAACATCCTCCCCAATTAAAAAATCGCCTTGAATCACGAAGAAAGGATTGGTATGGTAAATATTTTGGCTGTCGTTGGCATTGAAAAAGCTTTTACAAAATGCGAGGTAATGGATGGCATCGAGTAAATTAGTTTTGCCTTCACCATTATTGCCAACAAAACAATTGATGTGCTTACTGAACACAAAATCCGCTTCAGCATAATTCTTAAAACCCAACAACGACAATTTACTCAGGTACATTTAACTCCAATTTTGGGAGGAGCGAAATTAGCTTTTTTAATTTGGTTTTTAAAGCCGGAATTCAACTACTTTCAAATTCTTTTGAGAAAATTCTTGAATTTGAAAATGGCCTAAATGATGAAGCTTTCGAGAATAATTTTTCATCGAAATTTCTTAATTTCCATTTGCAAGTAACTGAAAAATAAATACCTTAGCTAAAGAATTTAATTAACCCATTTCGCATGAAATCAAAATTTTTTACCCTTGTCTTACTTTTTATTTTAGCCATTGCTGGTGATAGCAGTATCGCTCAAAATACAAATTGCCCAATTCCTTCAGGGCCTGTAACAACTGTGGTGAGCACAACAAGTGCTACCGTTTCGTGGACGGCTCAAACCGCAAACGGATATTATAGAGTTCAATATCGCGCGCTTTCCTTGAGTTCCGGGACCTGGACGCAGATGTATGCGCAAACAAATTCTTATACCATTAGTGGATTATTATGCGGAACTGCCTATGAATGGCAAGTTCAAGCAATTTGTGCCACTATTGGCGGAGTAGCCAATACCAGTGCTTTTACAACCAGTCTTGTTTTTACAACACTTCCCTGCAACACTACTTGCCTTCCGCCTACAGGCTTAAACACAAGCGCGATTGCAACAAATAGCGCTGTTGCGAATTGGACAGCACAATCCGGCATTGGAGTTTACCGCATTCAATACCGACCGGTTACGAATGTAATTACTGCATGGACCCAAATTACTGTGCAAGGTACAAGCTATACCATGGCAAATTTAATTTGTGGAGTAGCCTACGAGTGGCAAGTACAAACCCTATGCAGCACAGCCGGCACTGGAGGAACTAGCGCTTATTCATCAAGCACTGTGTTTACAACCTTAACTTGCCCCACCACTTGTCCTGTTCCTGCCGGTTTAACTGTTAGTTCAATTACAAGCACTGGTGCAACATTAAGTTGGACAAGCGCTTCGCCTGCACCGGCTTATTATCTGATACAATACCGCCCTTTGAATACTGTAGGTTGGACTTCCGTCACCGTTCAAGCAAATCAATCTTATACCTTAACCGGATTAAGTTGCAATACTGCTTATGAATGGAAGCTTCAATCCATTTGCGCTAATTCGGGAACAGCTGGTGGATCGAGTGCTTTTTCAACACCTTTATCTTTCACTACTTCAGCTTGCCCAACTCCAACCTGCGCAGTTCCAACAGGGCTTAACAGCAGCGCGGTTTCCTCAACAAGTGTTAATTTAGCTTGGACAGCAGCAAGTGGTGCTATTTACTACAAAATACAATATAGACCGTTAAATCCTGCCAATGCGAATTGGACACAAGTTTATGTAACAGCCAACTCATCTTATATATTGAGCTCATTGGTTTGTGGAACGAGCTATGAATGGCAAGTACAATCTATTTGTTCTTCTGCAAGCAATGGTGGTTCGAGTGCATTTTCTACCTCCGCAACATTTTCGACTCTTGCTTGCACATCAACCTGTGCGGTGCCTAGCGGAATGACAACCGGAAATATTACTTCCTCATCGGCTGTTGCTTCTTGGACGGCAGTTGCGGGAGTGAGTATTTACAATTTGCAATATCGTTTAGTAACGAATGCAATTACCAATTGGACACAAGCTACTGTGCAGGGAACAACCTTTAGTTTAGCCAATTTAATGTGTGGAGCGCTTTATGAATGGCAGGTTGCTTCAGTTTGCACAAATACATTAAATGGGACATCGGTAATCAGCAGCTTTTCGCCAAGCACAACATTTACAACTTTGGCTTGTGCTACTACATGCCCGGTTCCTAGCGGATTAGCTTCTGGAAACATTACAGCATCGAGTGCGTATGTTGGATGGGCAGCTGTATCTGGAGTTTATGCATATCGCATTCAATATCGCGCCATATTGCCTAATGTACCTCCAACCAATCCCTGGACACAAATCAGTTTGCAATCAAACACCACTACTTTAATTAATTTGCTCTGCAACACTAATTATGAATGGCAAGTACAATCCATTTGTACTACGGCAACAAATGGTACAAGTGCATTTTCATCTAGTTCATTCTTTACCACTTCTGCCTGCGCTAATTTATGCGCTGTGCCGCTTAATTTAATGGCAACAAACATTGCACCTCAAAGCTGTTTGGTTAAATGGACAAGCCCAACACCAGTGTTCGGATTTAGCATACGATATCGAAAAATAAATACTGGTGCTTGGACAGTTGTTAGTTCAAATACTTACTCCAAACAATTATTCGGACTACAGGCTCAATCTTATTATGAATGGCAAGTACAAAGTATTTGCACAACACCAGGAGGAACTACTGCCGGTTCAGTTAGTGCTTGGTCTCCCTCGTCTTATTTCCATACCCACTTTGTAATAGTAGTGGGTCCTAATCCGGCCGATAGGTTGTTAAAAGTGGAGATGGAGTTGAATGATACAGATGAGACAGCCCACATCCAATTGCGCAACATATTGGGTGCAGTTGTTTTTAGTACAGAAAAAACTTTGTATGACGGAAAAAATGAATTAGAAATTGCGACTGCTAATTTCACCGAAGGGCTTTACTTTTTAAGTGTGAGCGGCGTTTCAGGAAAACAGGTTTCAAAAGTATACGTGCGACATTAATAAGAATAGTATTTATGTTTAAAGGAGTTCACCCGGTGAACTCCTTTTTTATTTTAAAAAAGATTTGGCTGCACTAAATAATGGAATTGCTTTAGTACATTTGAATATCGAAAAAAAATAATTTATGCGATTTCCTTTTTCACTAAGGCTTGCGGGGATTCTTCTCTGCTTTGTGCTTTCCACAATCATTTTAGTTTATACCAAGGATTTTTTATTGCCCATTATCATTTCTGCGCTGCTTTCCTTTTTACTCTATCCACTTTGCAGGAGGTTAGAAAAAATAAAAATTCCGCGGATTGCGGCAATCATGATATCGATGCTGATAGTGCTGCTTTTATTGGTGATGGTACTCATCTTTATCTCCTCACAAGTTTCAACTTTAGTGAGAGAAATGTCGGGGATGAATCAAAAATTGGAGTTTAAACTCAACATGTTGCATGAATACATTGTAACTCATTTCCCTATTTCAAATGATACACTGGACCAATGGATTGAAAATGGAAAAGTAAAAATTATTGGCAATTTGGGTGAAATGCTTGGCGGAACTGTTTCTACCACCACTGAAATCATGAGTTATTTTGGACTAGTACCGGTTTATGTTTTTTGCTTTTTATTGTATAAAAAATCGTTTAAGGATTTTGCATTTTCATTGATTGATGGAGAGAAACATAGAGAAATTACACATCTACTCGGTAGCATTCAAAAACTGAGTCAGAATTATTTAATTGGTTTGTTTTCAGTAATCCTAATAATAGGAATATTGAATTCATTGGGCTTATGGATTATTGGAATAAACAATGCGCTATTTTTCGGGTTCTTTGCAGCTTTACTCACCATCATTCCTTACATTGGAATTTTTATTGGTTCACTCTTGCCAATCGCTTACGCTTTGCTCACAAAAGACTCGTTGGGAGCTGCCGCCGGAGTGGTTGTTGTTTTTTCGATTGTGCAAATTTTAGAATCAAATTATATCACACCCAGAGTGGTTGGTTCACGCGTGAGCATAAATCCATTTGCTGCCATAGTAGCTTTATTGGTGGGTGCCGAAATTTGGGGAGCAGCCGGAATGATACTCTCCATCCCGATAACGGCCATCTTAAAATTAATTTTTGATGCTCGCGAATCCACCAAAGCAATTGGATATTTTTTAGGAAGTGAATTAACGGATGAAAAAGACAATCCGGCTAAGACTTTGGGAAGAGATTAACTATAAACTATTTAATAAATCACGTTTTTTCTTACAACGTTGAATACTTGCCGCAGCACTATCAATCATTTTTTCATCAAATAAATTGACGATGTAATTTTTGTAAGCTGCAATTGCTTCATCATACTTCCCCATTGATTCATACATAATAGCATATTCATTTGCAAGGGTGGCGCGATTAATGCCGGGACAGGCTTCCGCCTTTTTTAATAGGCTTTCCAGCTCATCGTATTTCCTTATTGTGCTCAGCAAAATTGCATAATTGTAATATACGGCTGCGTAATCCGGTTTAAATTTAATAGCCAAACGATAATGCTCTTCTGCTTTCGGCAAATCTTTGTGTTTGGTTTCATAAATCCAACCTAAATGATTGTGTGCCTTTCCAAAATCAGGGGCTTCTGCTAAAACATCGTGCAATACATTGATAGCATCGGCAATTTTATTTTCTTTAATGAGGAAGTCAGCATTTTCGAACATTTCCTCTAAGACATTAGTTGTAAGCATAAAATATTATTTGCAGTAAAATTAAAAAAAGCTTTTTGGATTCTTGAATTGCCTTTTTTAGGCAACAAAATACATATCGATCTCACCCTTGTTTTTGGCAGGAATTTTTCCTCTATAAATGCAATTGAATTTATCTTTGACTTTTTGATAAGTGCTTCCGCTGATATTCACTTTACCTGCTTCTCCGCTAGATTCAAGTCGTGCAGCAATATTTACAGTATCGCCCCAAATATCATATGCGAATTTTTTGAACCCAACTATTCCTGCCACAACCGGTCCGGTGTGTATACCAATTCTGATTTCAAAAATTGCTTTGTGCTCGCTTTTTCTAACTTCAAGATGGCGCTGCATAAACTGATTAATTTCGATAGCAGCTTTAACGACATCTTCGGCATGCGTAGTATTTACGACTGGCAATCCACCGGCACACATATACGCATCCCCAATAGTTTTAATTTTTTCGATTCCATGTTTTGAAATTATCTCATCAAAAGCCTTGAAACAGGTATGAATTTCAGCAACCAATTCGGCCGGATTCAAACTTTCGGATATTTGAGTAAAGCCTTTAAAATCGGTAAACATTACAGAAACTTCATCAAATTGCTTTGCTTCTGCACTTCCGGTATTTTTCAACTCTTCTGCCACTTCCGGTGGAAGAATATTTAGCAACAAATCATCACTTCTCTTTTTCTCATAGCTGATTTTTTTTCGTTGCTTGACAACTAATATTAAAAACAAAGCCACAATTGCAAGTACTAATATAATTCCATTTCGAATAATTGCCTGAACTCTTAAACGTTCCTGATATTCCAATTTTTCGGTCTTTAATTAAAAATCTTTTAATGCGTTTTGCTTTATCATTTCGGAATAGGCCAATTGATTTCGCTTTACTAAAATGTTGGTACTATCGTTCCAAGAAAAATACAAACGATGCGCCTCCAGCGCCTTTTGCGGCATGTTCATTTTTTCGTACAAATAGCTTAGTTGCAAATAAACATCTCTTAATACAGATTTTGCCCTTCCTCCTTTTCCTGCTTCAATTGCAGCTGTAAAACATTGCAAGGCATTGGCATAATCACCCTTTCTGAAATAAATTTTCCCCAATCCCTTTAAGGAACCTGCCTTCACAAAAAACTCCGAAGAATCGCTAAGGGATAAACTTTTGGTATAGTAAATAAACGCTGAATCAGGCCTTTCACTTTCCAAAAAAACATCTCCCATGAGTTGGCAATCGTTACCGATAGAGTATGTATTTTTGAATTTATGATCAGAAGCCAAGCATTGCCGCAAGAGTGATTCAGCTTTTTCATAATTTTTTAAGGATAAATAAACAGCCGCCACATTGCCGAGCAAAAACACTGCTAATTTTTCATTACCCAAGTGCTTATACACGTTTATGCCGGCATTAAAAGCATCCAATGCCTTATCATACTCACCAAGGGAGGAGTAGGAAAGCCCTTCTGTATTGTATGAACTGGCCAACTGAATGCTATCTTTCATTTCAATCGCAAGTGCCTTACGATATGAATTATATTCTATTGCCTTACTATACTCTTCAATCCGCCAATAATATCCGCTTAAATTACGATACGCACGAAATAACCCATTGGTGTAGTTGATTCTTTTTGAAATGGCAAGTGCAGAATCTTCAAATACTTTTTCCACGCCAGGAGAATGTGCATATAAGGCCGCAAACTTAAAGTACTGTATAACCTTTGCAGTATCAGTAGTCATCGAATTTGCAACGCGTACTAAAGAGTCAGGATTGGGATTGGAAACGGAGGCACTTGCCTTCAAAAAAAGGCAACATCCCAAAGAAAACATTAACCAAATTTGGCCCAATTTCATACTGCAATAATGTATTCCTTTTTCGCTTGTACTTGCGAAAAAATATTCGATTAAATGTAGTGTTTGAATTTGAATTAGGAAAATTGAGAAAGAGTAGTTGAGCTTAACTTCTAAAAATTAAAATGAAATAAAATAAAGTTTTAATTTAGTTAAACTTGGTTGCTCTTCTATCTTGTCGCATTAATTTTTTTACTTTCTTGCCTCGTGTTCCTTGCAAGCGCTCCCATTTGCTTACCCTATCCCACAGTGGCACCGTATAATTAGGGTTTCGAGCTGATGAACCATCAATAGCAACACTAATCTTATTAACTGTTCTCAGCGTATCCACAATGAATGGAATTCGAATTACATGCGGTTTAAATTTACGCAATAGGCTTTTTAATAAGGTTGCTTGAAAGGGATCAGTTATTAATGCCACCTTTTTAAAACCTAAACTATCCGCCATCTTGTGCCCGTAGTAAACATTTTCTACACTGTGCTCTGCTTCAATTTCGGCAAAGCAATTCTCTTTTGGAACACCCATTTTTTGTGCATATAAACACATAATTTTTCCTTCATAAAATGGAGAATAAACGGAGCCTCCCGAAAAAATCAGGTTCTTCACTACACCTCTTTTGTATAAGTGCACCGCCCATATTACTCTTCCTTTCATCGCCGAATCCCAGCCACTTTCCACCCAAGGAACTCCGGGTACAATTCCAGCATCAAAAGGCGTCTTTTGAATTGCTTTTCGGTAAAGTTTTGTGGAATTGTTATTAAAAAAAACACAAGAGCTTAAGAGAAATAGCACAGGGATTATAATTAAAAAATTCTTCATCATACTGGTTATGCGCTAGGAATTTCGGCTGTTTTATAATTATCAATACGGCTCATGAAATTTTTCTTGAGGATGGTGGAGGCCGTAATAACGCCCGAAAAAAGAGCTCCACCCACGCCTACTGTTAATGTATCCTGGCCGGTTAAAAATAAATTTTTAATAGGGGTTTGAGGCCGCAACCAATTTAATCGAAATCGAGCCGGTGTATGCTCCAAACCATAAATTTCGCCATGCGTATAATTGCAAAAATGCTTTGTCGACAATGGCGTGGAGAGTTCGCACAGTTCAACATTGCCTTTTACTTGAGGAACAATTTGATATAATTTTTCGAGCATTATGGTTTTAAAAGCTTCTTTAAAATTCAAATATTCATCCCCTCTTTTCATCCATTTTGTTTCTTCCCATTTCTTTGTCCACTCATACGAACAGGCCACAATAATTTGAACAGTTGCTGTGTTAGCATTGTTTTCGGCCCAATTTGGGTCCTTGGCGGAAGGAAATGAAATGTAAAAAAGAGGTGGCTCCTCTGAACTGTTATTCATGTGCCGGTCAAAATCGGCATCAAAATCATAACTTTTATACACCCAATAATTCCATTTAGGAAGATTTAGTTCAGCATCCGACTTATTTAAGCCCACATACAAACATAAGTGAGAAACACTGGGCTTTACATTAAGCAAGTCGGATTTAATTGCCTTCGTGCGCAATTCCAATTTCGGAATTAATTTATCAAAGGTATTGCGAGCACCTGCATTGCTGATTATCTTACTCGCATAAATTTTTTCGCCGTCTTCCATTTCAACACCAACCGCAACTTTATTTTCCAATATTATCTCTTTCACATCGGCACGAATCAATACTTCCCCGCCTTGTTTGCGAATGACTTCAATAATATTTCTATAAATTTCGGAAGCGCCACCTATTGGATAATTTCCACCTTCCAAATAGTGTTCTGCAATCATGGCATGTATTGCAAAACTGCTTTTCTTTGGAGGCAAACCATAGTCACCACACTGGGCACACAGCACTGCAATCAACTCCTCATTTGAAGTAAGTTCCCTCAAAAAATCATAGGTAGTTTTATCGGAATAAGAATTGAATTTTTTGCGCAAAAAACGACCCAGCCATTTACTCAGGAAAGGTGGCATTGCCTTTTCTCCGAAAAACATTCCGGTGCCCTTGGAAAATTTTTCAATGCAATCGAAATAAGCACGTATGGCAATTTCTTCTTTAGGAAAATAGGATATTAATTTTTGAATCTGATTGGCTTTGCCGGCAACAAACTCATATTCCTTTCCGGCAATTATTGCTTTGTCATAAATACTGCCCATTTCTGCCCATTGAAGTTTGCCTCCGGTTATAAAATCAAAAGCTTTGCGCAAACTTGCCTTATGACTTTGAACTTGCCCCACATAATGCACACCTACATCCCATTTAAACCCTTTACGTTTAAACGCATGTGTAAAACCACCCGGAACATAATGGCGCTCTAAAACAAGCACTTTTTTCCCTTCACCGGCCAGCAATGCAGCGGTTGTTAGGCCACCCAATCCTGAACCAATGACAATGGCATCAAAATTTTGGAAATTATAATCGGGAGTGTATTTTTTGTACATATTAAGCTATCAATAGTACAAAAAACGTTTGAGCTAGTAAATTGTTTTTAGGCTGAATGCAAATTAATTTGCTTCCGCTCCCATACGAATTACTTGTGCAAGCGACTTCACCGCGCGTTCATGCTTTTTCACAAATGGGTTTTCTAAATCCCACACATACCCGGCTAAAACAGAGCAAATTTGCTTTTTAATCTCGGGATTTGAGGCTGCTCCTACAAAGAAAATATCGTGTAAATCCCCATTGTACCAAGCGGATACATAGGTTCTAAAGGTATCAATTCCTTGCATCATGTAATCAGTATAGTCTTTTTGCCAATTTACTTTTTCTCCTTTAAGGAAAGCCCCAACTAACTTACCGGCTTTATTTCCGCTTTCCATAGCAAAGGTAACGCCGCTTGAAAATACTGGATCCAAAAATTCGGTCGCATTTCCGCATAGCACAAATCCATCCCCAAATAGTTGTTTAGTACTTATCGAATATCCTTCGATGGTGCGCGGTTCAAATACCATTTCTGCATCTTTAAATCGCTCGGCTGTATGTTCATTTGTGGCAACAATTCCGCGCATGCGCTCACTAAAATTTTCAGAAAATTCATTGTAAAACTCAGGATCTGCTACAAATCCAACAGAAGTAATTCCATTGCTAAACGGAATAATCCATATCCAGGTACGCTGTTGGTGCACCACTACTGTTATGCGGTTTCCATCAATTCCTTCGGGACGTTTTAAGTCCTTGAAATGTACAAAATGTGTTTTACGCGGTTCAAAATTAGATGGCTTATCCAATCCAAACATACGCGGAATTACACGGCCATAGCCACTTGCATCCACTATAAAGCGCGCCTCAATCTGCTTCTCAGTTCCGCTTTTGTCAACCACTGTGGTGGTTGAATCTGTTCCTCTAAATTCAATTTTAGTTACTCCGGTTTGGTGTTCTACCTCCACGCCCATTTCGGCAATTCCTTCCGAAAGCAACAAATCAAACTGTGCACGCGGCACTTGCCAGGTCCAATTCCAACCTTTTGTAAACTGGTCGGCAAAATTGAAATCGCAAACCTCCTTGCCCCGCACGAATTTAGCACCGAATTTTTCTTGAAAACCGGCCTTTTTAACGCGTTCCAATAAACCGGCCTCGTCTAAGTGATCCATTACACGTGGCAATAAACTTTCTCCAATCACGAAACGCGGAAATTTTTCCTTTTCCACTACTTTTACTTTAAAGCCTTGCTTATGAATCATGCTGGCAGCAATACATCCGGCAGGA
This portion of the Bacteroidota bacterium genome encodes:
- a CDS encoding NAD(P)/FAD-dependent oxidoreductase, which produces MYKKYTPDYNFQNFDAIVIGSGLGGLTTAALLAGEGKKVLVLERHYVPGGFTHAFKRKGFKWDVGVHYVGQVQSHKASLRKAFDFITGGKLQWAEMGSIYDKAIIAGKEYEFVAGKANQIQKLISYFPKEEIAIRAYFDCIEKFSKGTGMFFGEKAMPPFLSKWLGRFLRKKFNSYSDKTTYDFLRELTSNEELIAVLCAQCGDYGLPPKKSSFAIHAMIAEHYLEGGNYPIGGASEIYRNIIEVIRKQGGEVLIRADVKEIILENKVAVGVEMEDGEKIYASKIISNAGARNTFDKLIPKLELRTKAIKSDLLNVKPSVSHLCLYVGLNKSDAELNLPKWNYWVYKSYDFDADFDRHMNNSSEEPPLFYISFPSAKDPNWAENNANTATVQIIVACSYEWTKKWEETKWMKRGDEYLNFKEAFKTIMLEKLYQIVPQVKGNVELCELSTPLSTKHFCNYTHGEIYGLEHTPARFRLNWLRPQTPIKNLFLTGQDTLTVGVGGALFSGVITASTILKKNFMSRIDNYKTAEIPSA
- a CDS encoding tryptophan 7-halogenase, with the protein product MNTEKVDVLVIGAGPAGCIAASMIHKQGFKVKVVEKEKFPRFVIGESLLPRVMDHLDEAGLLERVKKAGFQEKFGAKFVRGKEVCDFNFADQFTKGWNWTWQVPRAQFDLLLSEGIAEMGVEVEHQTGVTKIEFRGTDSTTTVVDKSGTEKQIEARFIVDASGYGRVIPRMFGLDKPSNFEPRKTHFVHFKDLKRPEGIDGNRITVVVHQQRTWIWIIPFSNGITSVGFVADPEFYNEFSENFSERMRGIVATNEHTAERFKDAEMVFEPRTIEGYSISTKQLFGDGFVLCGNATEFLDPVFSSGVTFAMESGNKAGKLVGAFLKGEKVNWQKDYTDYMMQGIDTFRTYVSAWYNGDLHDIFFVGAASNPEIKKQICSVLAGYVWDLENPFVKKHERAVKSLAQVIRMGAEAN